A single region of the Deltaproteobacteria bacterium genome encodes:
- a CDS encoding SCP2 sterol-binding domain-containing protein translates to MTERARPPEDIAPEEFFVRWVPAAIAADPSRRERLGPKPVEIEFELEGEGGGCYGVRLADGTVSGCVGPLADADLRVRTDVATWRALNRGELSAPEAFLRRRVRLQGNLLLAVKLHLILG, encoded by the coding sequence TTGACCGAGCGCGCCAGGCCGCCCGAGGACATCGCGCCCGAGGAGTTCTTCGTCCGCTGGGTGCCGGCCGCGATCGCGGCCGACCCCTCGCGGCGCGAGCGCCTGGGTCCGAAGCCGGTCGAGATCGAGTTCGAGCTGGAGGGGGAGGGCGGCGGTTGCTACGGCGTGCGCCTCGCCGACGGGACCGTCTCGGGGTGCGTCGGCCCGCTCGCCGATGCCGATCTGCGCGTGCGCACCGACGTCGCGACCTGGCGCGCCCTCAACCGGGGCGAGCTCTCGGCGCCGGAGGCGTTCCTGCGCCGCCGGGTGCGGCTCCAGGGCAACCTGCTGCTGGCGGTGAAGCTGCACCTGATCCTGGGCTGA
- the uvrA gene encoding excinuclease ABC subunit UvrA yields MAAPSRPARRSPAGVPAAPAAAIHVEDARSHNLRGVTCSFPLQRLSVVTGVSGSGKSTLAFDTLYAEGQRRYVASLSTYARQFLERLPRPEVGAISHLPPAIAIEQRNRVTNARSTVGTATEILDLLRLLWAKTGQTRCPHCDLPAAPGTAEAVADRILARAAGRRASLGTALGSGKRESATALRERLLRDGWSRLLDASGRVVELEPLAPRELNALRAEALLLIDRLAPAPAERARLVEAVASGFARGDGELVVAFEDGERARYREGFACDGCGRRFPPPEPALFSFNSPLGACPRCQGFGRVQALDLARVVPDESLSLAGGAIAPFQTPKMRSSQRDLLRACKRLRLPVAKPWRELDAAQRALVVEGDEARGGDWYGVRGFFEWLEGKRYKVQARVLIARYRRFDPCPDCGGARLRPEARQVFVDGRDLPAASRMTIAELHRWLATLALAPGDAARGGRIVDALRARVGTAQEVGLGYLALDRQTRTLSGGEAQRIQLAAALGGTLTASLYVLDEPSVGLHARDVARLLAVLRRIRDQGNTVVLVEHAPEIIAAADHVIDLGPGAGRLGGSLVAEGSVADVRAHRESLTGRVLRGDFAQRPRPRRRASGRLRIVGARAHNLRDVSVDVPLGQLVCVTGVSGAGKSSLVRSVLVGHLTRDPERGPCTRIEGADAIGGVVLVGAAPLARSPRSNPATVSKAFDAIRRRFAATREARALGASAGWFSFNVPGGRCEACEGAGEVVVDMQFLEDLRVPCERCEGRRYRPEALAVRLAGRSIVDVLGMTLDEASAAFADEPQVAQRLAPLVRVGLGYLTLGQPLSTLSGGEVQRLRIAQALAEGRPRALYVLDEPTTGLHAADVEVLLACLDELLATGSSVVLVEHNLDVIRRADWVIDLGPEGGPGGGRIVAEGAPAAVAAVRESLTGAALRGELA; encoded by the coding sequence GTGGCCGCCCCGAGCCGGCCCGCCCGGCGCTCCCCCGCTGGTGTACCGGCAGCACCGGCGGCTGCGATCCACGTCGAGGACGCCCGCTCGCACAACCTGCGCGGCGTGACCTGCTCGTTCCCGCTGCAGCGCCTCAGCGTCGTGACCGGCGTCTCGGGCTCCGGGAAGTCGACGCTGGCCTTCGACACGCTCTACGCCGAGGGCCAGCGCCGCTACGTCGCGTCGCTCTCGACCTACGCCCGCCAGTTCCTCGAGCGCCTCCCGCGCCCCGAGGTGGGCGCGATCTCGCACCTGCCGCCGGCGATCGCGATCGAGCAGCGCAACCGCGTGACCAACGCCCGCTCGACGGTCGGCACCGCGACCGAGATCCTCGACCTCCTGCGCCTGCTCTGGGCGAAGACCGGGCAGACGCGCTGCCCGCACTGCGACCTGCCCGCAGCGCCGGGCACGGCCGAAGCGGTGGCGGATCGGATCCTCGCGCGCGCCGCCGGCCGGCGCGCCTCGCTCGGGACGGCGCTCGGGAGCGGCAAGCGGGAGTCGGCCACGGCGCTGCGCGAGCGCCTCCTGCGGGACGGCTGGAGCCGCCTGCTCGACGCGTCGGGGCGCGTGGTCGAGCTCGAGCCGCTCGCGCCCCGCGAGCTGAACGCGCTGCGCGCGGAGGCGCTGCTCCTGATCGACCGGCTGGCGCCGGCGCCCGCGGAGCGCGCGCGCCTGGTCGAGGCCGTGGCGAGCGGCTTCGCGCGCGGCGACGGCGAGCTCGTGGTGGCCTTCGAGGACGGCGAGCGCGCGCGCTATCGCGAGGGCTTCGCCTGCGACGGCTGCGGCCGGCGCTTCCCGCCGCCCGAGCCGGCCCTGTTCTCCTTCAACAGCCCTCTCGGCGCCTGCCCGCGCTGCCAGGGCTTCGGCCGCGTGCAGGCGCTCGACCTCGCGCGCGTGGTCCCGGACGAGTCGCTCTCGCTCGCCGGGGGCGCGATCGCTCCCTTCCAGACCCCCAAGATGCGCAGCTCCCAGCGGGACCTGCTGCGCGCCTGCAAGAGGTTGCGGCTGCCCGTCGCGAAGCCGTGGCGCGAGCTCGACGCCGCGCAGCGGGCGCTCGTCGTCGAGGGCGACGAGGCGCGCGGGGGCGACTGGTACGGCGTGCGCGGCTTCTTCGAGTGGCTCGAGGGCAAGCGCTACAAGGTGCAGGCCCGGGTCCTGATCGCGCGCTACCGGCGCTTCGACCCCTGCCCCGACTGCGGGGGCGCGCGCCTGCGCCCGGAGGCGCGCCAGGTGTTCGTGGACGGCCGCGACCTGCCGGCCGCCTCGCGCATGACGATCGCCGAGCTGCACCGCTGGCTCGCGACGCTCGCGCTCGCGCCGGGCGACGCGGCGCGCGGGGGTCGGATCGTGGACGCGCTGCGCGCGCGGGTCGGGACGGCGCAGGAGGTCGGGCTCGGCTACCTCGCGCTCGACCGCCAGACCCGCACGCTCTCGGGCGGCGAGGCGCAGCGCATCCAGCTCGCCGCGGCGCTCGGCGGCACGCTCACGGCCTCGCTCTACGTCCTCGACGAGCCCTCGGTCGGCCTCCACGCGCGCGACGTCGCGCGCCTGCTCGCAGTCCTGCGCCGGATCCGCGACCAGGGCAACACGGTGGTGCTCGTCGAGCACGCGCCCGAGATCATCGCCGCCGCCGACCACGTGATCGACCTCGGCCCCGGCGCCGGGCGCCTCGGCGGGAGCCTGGTCGCCGAGGGAAGTGTTGCCGACGTGCGCGCGCATCGCGAGTCGCTGACCGGCCGCGTCCTGCGCGGCGACTTCGCGCAGCGGCCGCGCCCGCGGCGGCGCGCGAGTGGGCGGCTGCGGATCGTCGGCGCGCGCGCCCACAACCTGCGCGACGTGAGCGTCGACGTGCCGCTCGGCCAGCTCGTGTGCGTGACGGGCGTCTCGGGCGCGGGCAAGTCGAGCCTGGTGCGCAGCGTGCTGGTGGGCCACCTCACCCGCGACCCCGAGCGCGGGCCCTGCACGCGCATCGAGGGGGCCGACGCGATCGGCGGCGTCGTGCTGGTGGGCGCGGCGCCGCTCGCGCGCAGCCCGCGCTCGAACCCGGCCACCGTCTCGAAGGCCTTCGACGCGATCCGCCGGCGCTTCGCCGCGACGCGCGAGGCGCGCGCGCTCGGCGCCAGCGCCGGCTGGTTCTCCTTCAACGTCCCGGGCGGGCGCTGCGAGGCCTGCGAGGGGGCGGGCGAGGTCGTCGTGGACATGCAGTTCCTCGAGGACCTGCGCGTGCCCTGCGAGCGCTGCGAGGGCCGCCGCTACCGGCCGGAGGCGCTGGCGGTGCGGCTCGCGGGCCGCTCGATCGTGGACGTGCTCGGGATGACGCTCGACGAGGCGAGCGCGGCCTTCGCCGACGAGCCGCAGGTGGCGCAGCGCCTGGCGCCGCTGGTGCGCGTCGGGCTCGGCTACCTGACGCTCGGCCAGCCGCTCTCGACGCTCTCCGGCGGCGAGGTGCAGCGCCTGCGCATCGCGCAGGCCCTGGCCGAGGGCCGCCCGCGCGCGCTCTACGTGCTCGACGAGCCCACCACCGGCCTGCACGCCGCCGACGTCGAGGTGCTGCTCGCCTGCCTCGACGAGCTGCTCGCCACGGGATCCAGCGTGGTGCTCGTCGAGCACAACCTCGACGTGATCCGCCGCGCCGACTGGGTGATCGACCTCGGCCCCGAGGGCGGCCCCGGCGGGGGGCGGATCGTGGCCGAGGGAGCGCCGGCGGCGGTGGCGGCCGTGCGCGAGTCGCTGACCGGCGCCGCGCTGCGCGGTGAGCTCGCCTAG
- the moeB gene encoding molybdopterin-synthase adenylyltransferase MoeB produces the protein MGTGRAQPPFRADQYERYKRHLALPEFGAEAQQTLLASRVLLIGAGGLGCPLAQYLAAAGVGALGIVDFDVVDASNLQRQVLFGTRDLGRPKAEVARERILALNPDVKVEVHQTRLASDNALALLADYDVVVDGTDNFPTRYLANDACVLLGKPNVHGSIFRFEGQATVFDARRGPCYRCLYPEPPPPGTVPSCAEGGVLGVLPGIVALVQATETIKLLTGLGTPLIGRLLQYDALEMSFQEFRLRKDPACPICGEQPTVTALIDYEGFCGVPHGAGEPAVREKSAVDVAAMQARGEPFLLLDVREQEEWDAARIEGARLVPLGELAARLGELADWRQARVVVHCRSGARSAKAVKLLQERGFADAWNMAGGIQAWALTVDPRVPRT, from the coding sequence GTGGGCACCGGACGCGCGCAGCCCCCGTTCCGCGCCGACCAGTACGAGCGCTACAAGCGCCACCTGGCGCTCCCCGAGTTCGGCGCCGAGGCGCAGCAGACCCTGCTCGCCTCCCGCGTGCTCCTGATCGGGGCGGGGGGGCTCGGCTGCCCGCTCGCGCAGTATCTGGCCGCCGCGGGGGTCGGCGCGCTCGGGATCGTCGACTTCGACGTCGTCGACGCCTCGAACCTCCAGCGCCAGGTGCTCTTCGGCACCCGCGACCTCGGGCGCCCGAAGGCCGAGGTGGCGCGCGAGCGGATCCTGGCGCTCAACCCCGACGTGAAGGTCGAGGTGCACCAGACCCGCCTCGCGAGCGACAACGCGCTCGCGCTCCTTGCCGACTACGACGTGGTCGTCGACGGGACCGACAACTTCCCGACCCGCTACCTCGCGAACGACGCCTGCGTGCTGCTCGGCAAGCCGAACGTGCACGGCTCGATCTTCCGTTTCGAGGGCCAGGCGACCGTCTTCGACGCCCGGCGCGGCCCCTGCTACCGCTGCCTGTACCCCGAGCCCCCGCCGCCCGGCACCGTGCCGTCGTGCGCCGAGGGCGGGGTGCTCGGCGTGCTGCCCGGGATCGTCGCGCTGGTCCAGGCCACCGAGACGATCAAGCTCCTGACCGGCCTCGGCACCCCCTTGATCGGCCGCCTGCTCCAGTACGACGCGCTCGAGATGAGCTTCCAGGAGTTCCGCCTGCGCAAGGACCCCGCCTGTCCGATCTGCGGGGAGCAGCCGACCGTCACCGCGCTGATCGACTACGAGGGCTTCTGTGGCGTCCCGCACGGCGCCGGCGAGCCGGCGGTGCGCGAGAAGAGCGCCGTGGACGTCGCGGCCATGCAGGCGCGCGGCGAGCCGTTCCTGCTGCTCGACGTGCGCGAGCAGGAGGAGTGGGACGCGGCCCGGATCGAGGGCGCCCGGCTCGTGCCGCTCGGCGAGCTCGCGGCGCGGCTCGGCGAGCTCGCCGACTGGAGGCAGGCCCGGGTGGTCGTCCACTGCCGCTCCGGCGCCCGCAGCGCGAAGGCGGTGAAGCTCCTCCAGGAGCGCGGCTTCGCCGATGCCTGGAACATGGCCGGCGGCATCCAGGCCTGGGCCCTGACCGTGGACCCGCGCGTGCCGCGGACCTGA
- a CDS encoding SDR family NAD(P)-dependent oxidoreductase, protein MSDWLREAFGRRPVWMNALLLFCAYMAFVYVPWDFLAKPLALDEEVWFGVRLHGGWAKATEPLHLAIYAAGAYGFWHMRPWMWPWAAVYAAQVAVAMLVWPLLYRDELGGGLARAALFGAISFTVFAALTIALWRARERFRGPRPSLRARYGEWALVTGASAGIGTAFARALAREGMSVVLTARRADRLHALAKELEAEGVATRVVALDLAALDGASRLADAVADLELAILVNNAGAGAAGRFDKLDGARLREMVELNCTAPVLLTRALLPRLLARGRGAVVFTGSQAARQPLPLHAVYAATKAFGGFVGEALWAELRGTGVDVLVVEPGSTDTEFQQVAGELPHRGQAPEEVAAIALERLGRQPSVSTRWSHWLRGNAGMRLLPRSLLVLGAGHVMERQTPPDLR, encoded by the coding sequence ATGTCGGACTGGCTCCGCGAAGCCTTCGGCCGCCGCCCGGTGTGGATGAACGCGCTCCTGCTCTTCTGCGCGTACATGGCGTTCGTGTACGTGCCCTGGGACTTCCTCGCCAAGCCGCTCGCCCTCGACGAGGAGGTCTGGTTCGGCGTCCGCCTGCACGGGGGCTGGGCGAAGGCGACCGAGCCGCTCCACCTCGCGATCTACGCGGCGGGAGCCTACGGCTTCTGGCACATGCGGCCCTGGATGTGGCCGTGGGCGGCGGTCTACGCCGCCCAGGTGGCCGTCGCGATGCTCGTCTGGCCGCTGCTCTACCGCGACGAGCTCGGCGGCGGCCTGGCGCGGGCCGCGCTCTTCGGGGCGATCTCCTTCACGGTCTTCGCCGCCCTCACGATCGCCCTCTGGCGCGCGCGCGAGCGCTTCCGCGGGCCGCGGCCCTCGCTGCGCGCGCGCTACGGCGAGTGGGCGCTCGTGACCGGCGCCTCGGCCGGCATCGGGACCGCCTTCGCGCGCGCCCTGGCGCGCGAGGGGATGTCGGTGGTCCTGACCGCCCGCCGCGCGGACCGGCTGCACGCGCTCGCGAAGGAGCTCGAGGCAGAGGGTGTCGCGACCCGCGTGGTCGCGCTCGACCTCGCCGCGCTCGACGGCGCCAGCCGCCTCGCCGACGCGGTCGCCGACCTCGAGCTCGCGATCCTCGTCAACAACGCGGGCGCCGGCGCCGCGGGGCGCTTCGACAAGCTCGACGGCGCGCGCCTGCGCGAGATGGTCGAGCTCAACTGCACGGCCCCGGTGCTGCTCACGCGCGCGCTGCTCCCGCGGCTGCTCGCGCGCGGGCGCGGCGCGGTCGTCTTCACCGGCTCGCAGGCGGCCCGCCAGCCGCTCCCGCTGCACGCGGTCTACGCCGCCACCAAGGCCTTCGGCGGCTTCGTCGGCGAGGCGCTGTGGGCGGAGCTGCGCGGGACCGGCGTCGACGTGCTGGTCGTCGAGCCCGGCAGCACCGACACCGAGTTCCAGCAGGTGGCGGGCGAGCTCCCGCACCGGGGCCAGGCGCCCGAGGAGGTGGCCGCGATCGCGCTCGAGCGCCTCGGCCGCCAGCCTTCGGTGTCGACCCGCTGGTCGCACTGGCTGCGCGGCAACGCCGGCATGCGCCTGCTGCCGCGCTCGCTGCTCGTGCTCGGCGCCGGCCACGTGATGGAGCGCCAGACGCCGCCCGATCTGCGCTGA
- a CDS encoding enoyl-CoA hydratase, producing MPGRVDVVVEGAIGWLVFDHPERRNAVSAAMWRAIPALAARLDAEPAVRVVVLRGAGEEAFVSGADISEFERTRTGARAAQAYEDVGIAAFAAIAGMAKPVLAMIHGWCIGGGMALALSADLRYAADDAILAIPAARLGLGYHVSGLEALVRLVGPSTAKEVLFTAQRFPAPEALARGLVNEVLPKAALEARVRAVAAAIADNAPLTLRSAKRVIGELGRDPAARDSDAMRRSILACFESEDYREGVRAFLAKRKPAFTGR from the coding sequence ATGCCGGGGCGGGTGGACGTCGTCGTCGAGGGCGCGATCGGGTGGCTCGTCTTCGACCATCCCGAGCGGCGCAACGCGGTCTCGGCCGCGATGTGGCGCGCGATCCCGGCGCTGGCCGCGCGCCTCGACGCGGAGCCCGCCGTCCGCGTGGTCGTGCTGCGCGGCGCCGGCGAGGAGGCCTTCGTCTCGGGCGCCGACATCTCCGAGTTCGAGCGCACCCGCACGGGCGCGCGCGCCGCGCAGGCCTACGAGGACGTCGGCATCGCCGCCTTCGCGGCGATCGCGGGGATGGCGAAGCCGGTGCTCGCGATGATCCACGGCTGGTGCATCGGCGGCGGCATGGCGCTCGCGCTGTCGGCGGACCTCCGCTACGCGGCCGACGACGCGATCCTCGCGATCCCCGCCGCGCGGCTCGGGCTCGGCTACCACGTGAGCGGCCTCGAGGCCCTGGTGCGGCTCGTGGGCCCCTCGACCGCGAAGGAGGTGCTGTTCACTGCGCAGCGCTTCCCGGCACCCGAGGCGCTCGCGCGCGGGCTCGTGAACGAGGTGCTGCCCAAGGCGGCGCTCGAAGCGCGCGTGCGGGCTGTCGCCGCGGCGATCGCCGACAACGCGCCGCTCACGCTGCGCAGCGCCAAGCGCGTGATCGGCGAGCTCGGCCGCGACCCCGCCGCGCGCGACAGCGACGCGATGCGCCGCTCGATCCTCGCCTGCTTCGAGAGCGAGGACTACCGCGAAGGGGTGCGCGCCTTCCTCGCGAAGCGCAAGCCGGCCTTCACGGGCCGCTGA
- a CDS encoding MFS transporter, translating to MAPAAGAALPSLRRRGLAHGAYWFLAMTTAGVMLPYFALYLREDAGLSGTQVGAVFATMPLVGMATQPLWGTVADRTGLRARVLVVLCLGSAAGFLAIGAARAFPALLAATAACALFARALIPMSLSVSIPAFADHAHAFGFVRALGTIGFGAAMFGLPALLSRGAAPPDLARLFPAAAALAVATGLAALALPGGGVLALRSQPGEWRGLARNRPFRRLLVLCAGAFLFQNGPIELFPVLVRARGGDLESIRTFWLWMLVPEVVLVALLGTALARFSPRSLLALGLAAGGLRWLGTAALGSLAWLGPLQALHAVVVLGLMIGAPLYLDAAVPPQLRSTAQAGFAVVSVGIGGTASSLLSGWLLDAGGPAAPCWVGGAGSLLLALAAPRWLPRAARC from the coding sequence GTGGCGCCGGCCGCCGGCGCCGCCCTGCCCTCGCTGCGGCGCCGCGGCCTCGCGCACGGCGCCTACTGGTTCCTGGCGATGACGACGGCCGGGGTCATGCTGCCCTACTTCGCGCTCTACCTGCGCGAGGACGCGGGCCTCTCGGGCACCCAGGTCGGCGCCGTCTTCGCGACGATGCCGCTGGTCGGGATGGCGACCCAGCCGCTCTGGGGCACCGTCGCCGACCGCACGGGCCTGCGCGCGCGCGTGCTCGTGGTGCTGTGCCTCGGCTCCGCCGCCGGCTTCCTCGCGATCGGCGCGGCCCGGGCCTTCCCGGCCCTGCTCGCCGCCACGGCCGCCTGCGCGCTCTTCGCGCGCGCGCTGATCCCGATGTCGCTCTCGGTCAGCATCCCGGCCTTCGCGGACCACGCGCACGCCTTCGGCTTCGTGCGCGCGCTCGGGACCATCGGCTTCGGCGCAGCGATGTTCGGGCTGCCCGCGCTGCTCAGCCGCGGCGCGGCGCCGCCCGATCTCGCGCGGCTCTTCCCGGCAGCGGCCGCGCTGGCCGTCGCGACCGGGCTCGCCGCCCTCGCGCTCCCGGGCGGGGGCGTGCTCGCGCTGCGCTCGCAGCCCGGCGAGTGGCGCGGCCTCGCGCGCAACCGCCCGTTCCGGCGCCTGCTCGTGCTCTGCGCGGGCGCCTTCCTGTTCCAGAACGGGCCGATCGAGCTCTTCCCGGTGCTGGTGCGCGCCCGCGGCGGGGACCTCGAGTCGATCCGCACCTTCTGGCTGTGGATGCTCGTGCCGGAGGTCGTGCTGGTGGCGCTGCTCGGGACGGCCCTCGCGCGCTTCTCGCCGCGCTCGCTGCTCGCCCTCGGGCTCGCCGCCGGCGGCCTGCGCTGGCTCGGCACCGCCGCCCTGGGATCGCTCGCCTGGCTCGGCCCGCTCCAGGCGCTCCACGCGGTGGTCGTGCTCGGCCTGATGATCGGCGCCCCGCTCTACCTCGACGCCGCGGTGCCCCCGCAGCTGCGCTCCACGGCGCAGGCCGGCTTCGCGGTGGTGTCGGTCGGGATCGGCGGCACCGCCTCGAGCCTGCTCTCGGGCTGGCTCCTCGACGCCGGGGGGCCGGCGGCGCCGTGCTGGGTGGGGGGCGCGGGCTCGCTGCTCCTCGCGCTCGCCGCGCCGCGCTGGCTGCCCCGCGCCGCCCGGTGCTAA
- a CDS encoding 2-hydroxychromene-2-carboxylate isomerase — translation MATLEFFFDCSSPWTYLAFDRIEALAQETGATLVWKPILVGGVFNAVNPSVYETRAKPVPAKARYYGKDLGDWVRRSGLRIGTPKPFPVNSVKAMRGAFFALDAGCIAPYARAVFEAYWGELRDISQDEVLADVVARVGLDRDAYFAAIAAPALKERLRATTDELVARGGFGSPTLFVDGDDMYFGNDRLVLVREALLAKGGAPAGSR, via the coding sequence ATGGCGACCCTCGAGTTCTTCTTCGACTGCTCGAGCCCGTGGACCTACCTGGCCTTCGACCGGATCGAGGCGCTGGCGCAGGAGACCGGCGCCACCCTGGTCTGGAAGCCGATCCTCGTCGGAGGCGTCTTCAACGCGGTGAACCCGAGCGTCTACGAGACGCGCGCGAAGCCGGTGCCGGCCAAGGCGCGCTACTACGGGAAGGACCTGGGCGACTGGGTGCGCCGCTCGGGCCTGCGCATCGGGACGCCGAAGCCCTTCCCGGTGAACAGCGTGAAGGCGATGCGCGGCGCCTTCTTCGCGCTCGACGCCGGGTGCATCGCGCCCTACGCCCGCGCCGTCTTCGAGGCCTACTGGGGCGAGCTGCGCGACATCTCGCAGGACGAGGTGCTGGCCGACGTGGTGGCGCGCGTCGGCCTCGACCGCGACGCCTACTTCGCGGCGATCGCCGCACCGGCGCTGAAGGAGCGCCTGCGCGCCACGACCGACGAGCTGGTCGCGCGCGGGGGCTTCGGCTCGCCCACCCTGTTCGTGGACGGCGACGACATGTACTTCGGCAACGACCGGCTCGTGCTGGTGCGCGAGGCGCTGCTCGCGAAAGGGGGCGCCCCCGCAGGATCTCGCTAG
- the lipA gene encoding lipoyl synthase yields the protein MEARRARLRRGRRDDAGSDGAGSDGAASDERGAGAAPLRKPEWLRVRLVDSPGLRETRELVRAQRLHTVCEEAACPNLGECWSQRHATVMILGSTCTRACTFCNVRSGRPDPVDPGEPARVAAAVAKLAFRHVVVTSVDRDDLPDGGAAHFVAVLEAIRAAAPGVTVELLTPDFRHKPGAIETVAAARPDVLNHNLETVPRRYRAVRPGASYAHSLGLLRRVKEVAPGVFTKSGLMVGLGEEPAEVDAVLDDLRAHDVDFVTIGQYLRPTLAHIPVARWVEPGEFEALAARARARGFLMVSASPLTRSSYHADADFAQLRLAREARLASA from the coding sequence ATGGAGGCCAGGCGCGCGCGACTGCGCCGGGGTCGTCGCGACGACGCCGGGAGCGACGGCGCCGGGAGTGACGGCGCCGCGAGCGACGAGCGGGGCGCCGGCGCCGCGCCGCTGCGCAAGCCCGAGTGGCTGCGCGTGCGCCTGGTCGACTCGCCGGGCCTGCGCGAGACACGCGAGCTGGTACGCGCGCAGCGGCTGCACACGGTCTGCGAGGAGGCCGCCTGCCCGAACCTCGGCGAGTGCTGGTCGCAGCGCCACGCGACGGTGATGATCCTGGGCAGCACCTGCACGCGCGCCTGCACCTTCTGCAACGTGCGGAGCGGACGCCCCGACCCCGTCGATCCCGGCGAGCCCGCGCGCGTCGCCGCCGCGGTCGCGAAGCTCGCCTTCCGACACGTCGTCGTGACGTCCGTCGACCGCGACGACCTTCCCGACGGCGGCGCCGCCCACTTCGTGGCCGTGCTCGAGGCGATCCGCGCCGCGGCGCCCGGCGTGACGGTGGAGCTCCTGACCCCCGACTTCCGGCACAAGCCCGGCGCGATCGAGACGGTGGCGGCGGCCCGCCCCGACGTCCTCAACCACAACCTCGAGACGGTCCCGCGCCGGTACCGGGCCGTGCGGCCCGGCGCGAGCTACGCGCACTCGCTCGGGCTCCTGCGCCGCGTGAAGGAGGTGGCGCCCGGCGTCTTCACCAAGTCCGGGCTCATGGTCGGGCTCGGTGAGGAGCCCGCGGAGGTGGACGCGGTGCTCGACGACCTGCGCGCCCACGACGTCGACTTCGTGACCATCGGGCAGTACCTGCGTCCGACCCTCGCCCACATCCCGGTGGCCCGCTGGGTCGAGCCGGGCGAGTTCGAGGCCCTCGCCGCGCGCGCCCGGGCACGGGGCTTCCTGATGGTCTCGGCCTCCCCGCTCACGCGATCGTCGTATCACGCCGATGCGGACTTCGCGCAGCTCCGACTCGCCAGGGAGGCCCGGCTCGCGAGCGCCTGA